In the Euzebya sp. genome, GCGCTGCAGCACCAGGGCCACGTCGCCGAGGACACCACGCCGGCGCACGGCGTCGACGGCGGTGGGGAGGGGCTGGACGGGTGTGCTCGTGGTGCTCATGCGGTGATCTCCTCGCGGGTGGTGGTCGTGCGGGTGGGGTCGGGGGTCGTGTCGGCGGTGGGGCGCTCGATGTCCGCTCGGCCGTCCTCGCGCAGGCTGCGGCCGGTCAGGGACAGGAACACGTCGTCGAGCGTCGGCCGGTGGACGTCCACGGCGAGGACGGCGGTCCCCGTCGACGCGGCGGCGGCCAGCACCGCCGGGACCGCACGAGGGCCGTGGGCCACCCGCGCCTCGAGTCGCTGGTCGCGCGCCGCCACGTCGACGACCTGGGGGAGGGCCGCGAGGGCCCCGGACAGCGCCACGGCGTCCGGCGCCGTGGGGACCTCCAGGTCGACGCGGTCGCCCGCCAGGTCGGCCTTGAGCGCCTCCGCGGTGTCGTCGGCGATGACCTCGCCGTGGTCGACGACCACGACCCGCTCGGCCATCGCGTCGGCTTCGTCGAGGTAGTGGGTCGTCAGCACGACGGTCATGCCGAGCTCGGCCCGGATCCGCAGGATGTGCGCCCACAGGTTCGCGCGGCTCTGCGGGTCGAGTCCCGTCGAGGGCTCGTCGAGGAAGAGCAGCGTCGGCTGGTGGACGATGCCCATCGCGATGTCGAGGCGGCGTCGCTGCCCGCCGGAGAGGTCGCCGACCTTCCGTCGCGCGAGCTCCGCGAGGTCGAGGGCCGCCATCAGCTCATCCGCCCGGCTGGCAGCCCGGTCGGCGCTCAGCCCGTGGATCCGTCCTTGGCTGCGCAGCTCGTCGCCGACCAGCTGGGCGTGGCCGGCGCCGTTGCCCTGGCCGACGTACCCGATCCGACGGCGGACCTCGGCAGGCGCGGCGACGACGTCGTGGCCCACGACCGTCGCGGTCCCGGCGGTCGGTGCCACCAGCGTGGTCAGCATGCGGAGGGTGGTCGACTTGCCCGCGCCGTTGGGCCCGAGCACCGCGACCAGCTCGCCGGGCGAGACGTCGAGGGTGATGCCGCGCACGGCGTGGACGACCTCGCCGCCGGGCACGGTGAAGTCCTTGGACAGGGATCGCAGGTGGATCATGGGGGCGCTCCTCTCGGTGGTGGTGCGACCCATCGTCCGATCTGCAGCGGTCACATCCTGGCCGCATCAGCGGCACTGCGGTCAGTTCCTGGCCGCTACGAACCACGGAGTTTCACGTGGCACAGCGGCGAGCGGCCACTATCTGTCCGCAATCGGCGGCATGATCGGCGCATGAGCACCCCGAGCTCGCGCCTGTTCCGCCTGCTGACGTTGCTGCAGTCCCGGCGCTACTGGACCGGCCCGGAGCTGGCGGATCGCCTCGACGTCTCGGCGCGGACGCTCCGCCGGGACGTGGAGCGGCTGCGTGACCTCGGCTACCCCGTCGAGGCCGCCCGCGGCGTCGACGGCGGCTACCACCTCGCGCCCGGTGCGTCGCTGCCGCCCCTCGCGGTCGACGACGAGGAGGCGGTCGCCCTCGCGATCGGTCTCCGCGCGGTCGCCGGGACGATGACCGGCATGGAGCAGAGCGCCATCCGGGCGCTGGGGAAGGTCATGCAGGTGATGCCCGCCCGGTTGCGGCGGCGGGTCGACGCCCTCCAGGAGGTGACGGAGGCAGGGCCTGGCGTCGGCGGCCCGGCGGTCGACGCGCTCGTCCTGACCGACCTGGCGGAGAGCTGCCAGAGCGAGGTCCGCGTCAGCTTCGCCTACACCGCCGCCGACGGGACCCGCACCGAGCGGGACGTCGAACCCCACCGCCTGGTGTCACACGGCCGGCGCTGGTACCTGGTGTGCTACGACGTCGACCGCCGCGACTGGCGCAGCTTCCGGCTCGACCGGATCAGCGACGTCGTCCGCACCGACCGCCGCTTCCGCCCCCGCCCGCTCCCCGCGGACGACGCGGCGACGTTCGTGGCCGAGGGCTTCGACCGCCTCGCGGCCAGCACCCGCACGACCGTGCGCGTCCGGGTCGCCGCTCCCGCGGAGGTCGTCGCCGCCGTGGTCCGCCGGTGGGGTGAGGTCGAGGCCCGGGGTGCGGAGCACTGCGAGCTCCGCATGGTCGTGGACCCGGGCGACCGCGGCCTCGACTGGGCGGTCTTCGCGCTGGGCTCGGTCGACGCGGACTTCGAGGTCATCGAACCGCCGGCGCTGACCGACGCCCTGGCCCGCTGGGCGGACCGCTTCACCCGGGCCGTGCAGCGCACGGCCCGGGGCTGAGCCGTAGGGTCAGGCCCGCTCGGCCGTCGGGACGTCGGCCTCGTCGAACGAGCCGGCGATGAACTCCTCGACCATCTGGTGGCAGACGCTGTCGGCGTACTGCACCGGCGGGGACTTCATGAAGTACGACGACGGGCCCAGCAGGGGGCCGCCGATGCCGCGCTCGCGCGCGACCTTGATGCAGCGGACCGCATCGATCACGACGCCAGCGGAGTTGGGGGAGTCCCACACCTCGAGCTTGAGCTCGGCGTTCAGGGGCACGTCACCGAAGTTCCGTCCCTCCATGCGGATGTAGGCCCACTTGCGGTCCTCGAGCCACGGCACGTGGTCGGAGGGGCCGATGTGGATGTTCTCGCCGTTGATCTCCTTGATCATCTGCGAGGTCACCGACTGGGTCTTCGAGATCTTCTTCGAGGTCAGCCGCTTCCGCTCGAGCATGTTCATGAAGTCCATGTTCCCGCCGAAGTTCAGCTGGTAGGTGCGGTCGATGGTGACGCCGCGGTCCTCGAACAGCTTGGTCAGCAGGCGGTGGGTGATCGTGGCGCCCACCTGGGACTTGATGTCGTCGCCGATGATCGGGACGTTGGCCTCGGTGAACTTCGCCGCCCACTCCGGGTCGGTGGCGATGAAGACCGGCAGGGCGTTGACGAAGCCGACGCCCGCGTCGATCGCGCACTGGGCGTAGAACTTCGCGGCCTGCTCGGAGCCGACGGGGAGGTAGCAGACGAGCACGTCGGCACCCGAGGCGCGGAGCTCCTCGGTCACGTCGACGACGGGGTCGTCGGACTCCTCGGCGACCATGGAGTAGTACTCGCCGAACCCGTCGAGGGTCGGGCCGCGCAGCACGGTCACGCCGGTCGGGGCGACGTCGGCGAACTGGATGGTGTTGTTCGGCTCGGCGACGATGGCCTCGGAGAGGTCACGACCGACCTTCTTCGCGTCGACGTCGAAGGCGGCCACGAACTCGATGTCGCGCACGTGGTAGCCGGCCAGGTCGACGTGCATCAGCCCGGGCACGCGCTCGGTGGTCGGCGCGTCCGCGTAGTAGGTGACGCCCTGCACCAGGGAGCTGGCGCAGTTGCCGACGCCGACGATCGCGACGCGGACCTTTCCTTCGTGTGTGCTCATCGGGTGTTCTCCTTGGGGCGCGTCTCTTCGATGGCGCCGGGTCGGTCGGAGTGGTCGGGGTGGTCGTCGTCTGCGTCGGGGGGAGCGGTGGCGTCGGGCTGGTCGAGCGGGTCGAGCAGGTCGGGTGGGTCGGCACCCGCCTCGGCGGCGATCAGCTCGTCGATCCACGCGAGGTCGTGCTCGGTCTGCTCGACGCCGTGGCGCATCAGCGACAGCGTGTAGGGGTCGGCGCGGCCTCGGCGGGCCCGGGTGAGGCCTGCGCGGCCCTCGGACAGCTTCTCCTCGAGATAGTCGCGCCGGCGCTGGAGCAGCCACACGCGCGACTCGGTCGGCAGGTAGCGGAAGAACGCGAAGCGGAGGGGGAACTTCTCCTCCTCCCACGCGCTCGACGAGCCCTGCTCGATCAGCTCGATGAACTGCCGCTCGCCGTCGGGGGTGATGCGGTAGACCTGGCGACGGCGTGAGCGCCCGTCGGTGTCGGCGAGGCGCTCGACCGCACCGGCGGCCTCGAGCTTCTTCAACGTCGGGTAGAGCGACCCGAACGACACGGTCCAGAAGAACCCCAGCCGCTGCCCGAGCTGCCGCTTCAGCTCGTAGCCGTGCATGGCCCGCTCCTTCAGCAGGCCGAGGATCGCGAGATCCAGCACCGGGGCTCCTCCTCTCCGACTCGTCGACATCCGGCCGTCGCGCGGCCGTGGAGCCCCAATGTATCGCGCCGATGTATCGCCGCGCTATATCAGCTCGATACTGCGCCACGATACATGCGCGGACCGCATCCCGTGTGGGTGCCCCGGGAGCCCCGGGCAGCCGTGGAGGACGGCCTCTGGCAGACTGCGACGCGTGACGTCGACCGGACGCATCGACTACCGGATGGCCAAGCGCGCCTTGGTGAGGCAGGTCACGCGCGGCGCGGTCGCCATCCAGGACGTGATCGACGCGCATCCCGAGCTGATGCGCGCCGCCCGCAACATCGGCACGGAGACGGCGCGGACCTGCCCCATCTGCCGCCTGGCGGATGACCGCGCCGACGTGCCCATCGACGCGGAGAACACCGTCCGGGAGGTGACGTACGTCTACGGCGACGCCCTCCGGCAGCGCGCCGGCCGCGTCGTGTGGACGACCGAGGAGCTCCACGACCTCGCCGCTCGCTACCCGAGCTTCACCGCCTACACGGTGGAGTGCTGCCTCGTGTGCGGCTGGAACCACCTGGTCACCGCGGAGCTCTTCGGCACCGATCACGTCCCGGGCCGCGACCTGTCGGCCCGCCTGGGCGACGCACCCCGCTAGCGCCCCCGCCCCCTCCGCGCCAGCATTGGGCTGATGCCCCCCGAACCTCGTCGTCCCCGCCGACGCCGTAGGCGCTGGCCGCGCCGCCTGCTGGCCCTGGCCGTCGTGCCCGGCCTGCTGGCCGTCCTGGCCCTCACGGGGGTGCTGCTGGTCATCTTCGTCGCCGAGCCCCTGCCCGTCGACGAGGGGGAGGGTGCGCGGCTGCTGGACGTCACCGGCGACGTGGAGTACGCCCAGCTCTCCGCGCAGTTCTCCCGGCGCGATGTCCCCCTCGACA is a window encoding:
- a CDS encoding PadR family transcriptional regulator, with amino-acid sequence MLDLAILGLLKERAMHGYELKRQLGQRLGFFWTVSFGSLYPTLKKLEAAGAVERLADTDGRSRRRQVYRITPDGERQFIELIEQGSSSAWEEEKFPLRFAFFRYLPTESRVWLLQRRRDYLEEKLSEGRAGLTRARRGRADPYTLSLMRHGVEQTEHDLAWIDELIAAEAGADPPDLLDPLDQPDATAPPDADDDHPDHSDRPGAIEETRPKENTR
- a CDS encoding helix-turn-helix transcriptional regulator, coding for MSTPSSRLFRLLTLLQSRRYWTGPELADRLDVSARTLRRDVERLRDLGYPVEAARGVDGGYHLAPGASLPPLAVDDEEAVALAIGLRAVAGTMTGMEQSAIRALGKVMQVMPARLRRRVDALQEVTEAGPGVGGPAVDALVLTDLAESCQSEVRVSFAYTAADGTRTERDVEPHRLVSHGRRWYLVCYDVDRRDWRSFRLDRISDVVRTDRRFRPRPLPADDAATFVAEGFDRLAASTRTTVRVRVAAPAEVVAAVVRRWGEVEARGAEHCELRMVVDPGDRGLDWAVFALGSVDADFEVIEPPALTDALARWADRFTRAVQRTARG
- a CDS encoding ABC transporter ATP-binding protein, coding for MIHLRSLSKDFTVPGGEVVHAVRGITLDVSPGELVAVLGPNGAGKSTTLRMLTTLVAPTAGTATVVGHDVVAAPAEVRRRIGYVGQGNGAGHAQLVGDELRSQGRIHGLSADRAASRADELMAALDLAELARRKVGDLSGGQRRRLDIAMGIVHQPTLLFLDEPSTGLDPQSRANLWAHILRIRAELGMTVVLTTHYLDEADAMAERVVVVDHGEVIADDTAEALKADLAGDRVDLEVPTAPDAVALSGALAALPQVVDVAARDQRLEARVAHGPRAVPAVLAAAASTGTAVLAVDVHRPTLDDVFLSLTGRSLREDGRADIERPTADTTPDPTRTTTTREEITA
- a CDS encoding DUF5318 family protein, whose protein sequence is MTSTGRIDYRMAKRALVRQVTRGAVAIQDVIDAHPELMRAARNIGTETARTCPICRLADDRADVPIDAENTVREVTYVYGDALRQRAGRVVWTTEELHDLAARYPSFTAYTVECCLVCGWNHLVTAELFGTDHVPGRDLSARLGDAPR
- a CDS encoding inositol-3-phosphate synthase: MSTHEGKVRVAIVGVGNCASSLVQGVTYYADAPTTERVPGLMHVDLAGYHVRDIEFVAAFDVDAKKVGRDLSEAIVAEPNNTIQFADVAPTGVTVLRGPTLDGFGEYYSMVAEESDDPVVDVTEELRASGADVLVCYLPVGSEQAAKFYAQCAIDAGVGFVNALPVFIATDPEWAAKFTEANVPIIGDDIKSQVGATITHRLLTKLFEDRGVTIDRTYQLNFGGNMDFMNMLERKRLTSKKISKTQSVTSQMIKEINGENIHIGPSDHVPWLEDRKWAYIRMEGRNFGDVPLNAELKLEVWDSPNSAGVVIDAVRCIKVARERGIGGPLLGPSSYFMKSPPVQYADSVCHQMVEEFIAGSFDEADVPTAERA